The Methanosarcinales archaeon genome contains the following window.
AAATACAAATATAACAGAGATCTCAATCTTCATATTTTCACCTTTAAAAAAAATACTGATGGGCACTATACCCACCAGCTTATTTCCAATTGTTTTTAGTTAGCCCACCACATACAATAGCTATCACCGGCTTCCGTGCCTGCATATCCATTGAGATTACCAGAATATGCATAACAGGTAACACCTATAACATTGTTAGTTGCACTGGAATAGTAATATGTGACTGCTGCCAATGCGTCTATTTCCTGAGCAGCTACTTTAGAAGCACCTCCACCGCTGTTCCCTGTGTCAACTGCAGCCGGTAGTGGTGTATCTGGTGTTATGCTGTGTATTGAGCGCTCACCCAATAATTTTGGTTTTCCGTCTTCTCTGACAATTTTCAGTTTACCATCAGCATCCAGCGTAGCCGTTACTGTCACTGCGCTTCCATTGTAACTTTCTGCAAGGGTCTGAGTGCCATCCGGATTTATTTTATAGATTGCTCCTCCACCATCCGGCATTGCACTTGCCGGGATTGCAACTGCCATCATCAATAGAAGCCCTGCAATCCCAATGATGCCGATATTCGATATTTTTCTCATCTTATTATTCCTCCTTTATTTCATACATACGGCCATTTAAAGCAGCATGCAAAACATTCTGGGATGGAACAGCCAAAATATTTGACGTGGAACAATTGTTCCATTTTTTGAAACAGTCCTGAAAACATTAGCTGACGGTGCCACATAGATAAATTGATAATAGGAGTAACATCAGGACGATAATAACCTCCATATACCCAAATTAGCTCTTTCAAGCCTTATCCCAAAAATTGGCAAGAAAACGTAAATCCTTGATCATGGTGGCGAATTAATGTCGCAGCGCATTGGAAAACCCGATCGGGATTGAAACTTCATATATTCCTTATAATTGTATTACCATCCCCTTCTTAAAAGTAAAAAAAACCAGGCTGGAATAAAAGTAATCTCCTTATTGTCAATACATCGAATTTCAAATAGATCTTTGGTAACTATTATACCTTTTTCAACATTGAATTTCCTGCAGTATTTCAACAGTGGCCTTACATCATTATTTGTAATACTTGACTGGTATTTTACTTCAATGGGCAATTTTTCTGCTGTTACTATATCCACCTCGTCCTTCTGTGGCGATCTCCAGAATGCGGACTTTTCAATATGGTTTGCAATAATCCCTTCAACCAGGTGTCCTGAAATTTCTGTTTGTATCACCTCAAAGGGATAACCGAGCAGTGCAATGACCATAGAACTGTGGGCGAAATACTGTTTCTTACTTGATCTTACCTGTTTGGCGACGCTGGCTGTGAAATTATATGAAACCTTAATCAGGAACGATTTTTCGAGAAGAGTGATATATCTGGATACCAGATTTCTATTGATTTTCAAAATACCTGAAAGATTGACTATTTCAAATAGCTGTGCATTGCTATTTGCTAGTAACCTGAAGAGTTCATAGATTATCTTTTCATCTTCTCCTGTCAGTCTGGCCACGTCTGCAATGGCTTTTTCGATCACAGATTCATTTATGTATTTATTAATAAATTCACTTTCACTGATATCAACATCAAGGAGTTCAGGAAATCCACCTTTTATGAGGTAGTCAGCAAATAATTCTTGATATCGCTCTTTTTTATCAGCAAATTTCAGGTCATATTCACGAAACATGTACTCTGTGTCAAGGCTGTGTTCCCATCCAAAATACCCCGCAAATTCACTAAAGGTTAATATTGGCATCCTAAATGTCAATATCCTCCCTGCCAGTGTTTCTTTAAAATTGTTCAATTCCAGGCTGGCTGAGCCTGAAACAAATATTTTTAAATTCTCTTCAGTATCATAAAAGGTTTTTATCAGGTCGGTCCAGTTGGGCAATTTTTGCACTTCATCTAAGAATAAGTATCTCGTATTATTTTTATCAGAGAACTCGAAGAAATAGTTGATCAATTCTTCTGCGATCTGATATTTCTGATAATCAATGTCATCGAAGGCGATGTAACATAAATTATTATGTTGTGCGTCTAAACTGTTGATGAGTTGTTTCAGCAATATTGTCTTTCCAACCCGTCTTAGTCCG
Protein-coding sequences here:
- a CDS encoding ATP-binding protein, with amino-acid sequence MEERHRLLLIKQNPWWKNEKIILPEFERELLEEVLNYVKYKQIIAIIGLRRVGKTILLKQLINSLDAQHNNLCYIAFDDIDYQKYQIAEELINYFFEFSDKNNTRYLFLDEVQKLPNWTDLIKTFYDTEENLKIFVSGSASLELNNFKETLAGRILTFRMPILTFSEFAGYFGWEHSLDTEYMFREYDLKFADKKERYQELFADYLIKGGFPELLDVDISESEFINKYINESVIEKAIADVARLTGEDEKIIYELFRLLANSNAQLFEIVNLSGILKINRNLVSRYITLLEKSFLIKVSYNFTASVAKQVRSSKKQYFAHSSMVIALLGYPFEVIQTEISGHLVEGIIANHIEKSAFWRSPQKDEVDIVTAEKLPIEVKYQSSITNNDVRPLLKYCRKFNVEKGIIVTKDLFEIRCIDNKEITFIPAWFFLLLRRGW